The segment CAACCTGCGCCTGGACGACACCAATCCGGGCAAGGAAGACCCCGAGTTCGTCGAGGGCATCAAGGACGACGTGCGCTGGCTCGGTTACGAGTGGCACGACCTGCGCCACGCCTCGGATTACTTCGAGGTGTTCTATGACGCGGCGGTCAAGCTGATCCAGGACGGCGTGGCCTACGTCGACGACCTGAGTCCGGAAGACATGCGTGCCTACCGCGGCACGCTCACCGAGCCGGGCCGTCCTTCGCCGTTCCGCGACCGCAGCGTGGAGGAGAACCTCGACCTGTTCCGTCGCATGCGCGCGGGCGAATTTGCCGACGGCTCCAAGACGCTGCGCGCGAAGATCGACATGGCGTCGGGCAACATGAACATGCGCGACCCGGCGATCTATCGCATCCGCAAGGTGGCGCACCAGAACACCGGCGACGCGTGGCCGATCTACCCGATGTACGACTACGCGCATTGCCTGTCGGATGCGCTGGAAGGCATCACGCACTCGCTCTGCACGCTGGAGTTCGAAGACCATCGTCCGCTGTACGACTGGTTCGTCGACAAGGTCGACCTGGTCAACCATCCGGAGCTGTGGCAGCACCTGCGCGAAGGCGGTTTCCGCACCGAGCCCGCCAAGCCGCGACAGATCGAGTTCTCGCGCCTCAACCTCTCCTACTCCATCACCAGCAAGCGCAAGCTCGCACAGCTGGTGAACGAGAACCTGGTGGACGGCTGGGACGATCCGCGCATGAACACGCTGCGTGGCCTGCGTCGCCGCGGCTTCACGCCGGGCGGCCTGCGCCTGCTGATCGAACGGCTGGGCGTCAGCAAGCAGAACAGCATCATCGACTACTCGATCCTCGAGAACTGCATTCGCGAAGACCTCGACGCCACGGCGCCGCGCCGCATGGCGGTGCTCGATCCGCTGAAGCTGGTGATCACCAACCTGCCGGAAGGGCACGAAGAGACGCTGACCTTTTCGAACCATCCCAAGGACGAGAGCTTCGGTACGCGCGAGGTGCCGTTCGCGCGCGAGCTGTGGATCGAGCGCGACGACTTCGCCGAAGTGCCGCCGAAGGGTTTCCATCGGCTGAAGCCCGAAGGCGAAGTGCGCCTGCGCGGCGTGGGCATCGTCAAGTGCGACGAGCTGGTGAAGGACGCCGACGGCAACGTCGTCGAACTGCGCTGCACGCTCGACCTCGAATCGCGCCAGGGCATGCCGGGCGCCGACCGCAAGGTGAAGGGCACCATCCACTGGGTAAGCGCGAAGCACGGCGTCTCCACCGAAGTGCGCGTCTACGATCGCCTGTTCAACGTGGCGGATCCGGACGACGAGAGCGACGGCAAGACCTGGATCGAACACATCAACCCCGACGCCAAGCGCGTGGTGCGCGCATGGCTGGAACCTGCCGCGGCCTCCGCGGAGCCTGAGCAGCGTTTCCAGTTCGAGCGCCTCGGCTACTTCGTGGCCGATCGCGTGGACCACAAGCCCGGCGCGCCGGTGTTCAACCGTGCCGTCACCCTGCGTGATACCTGGGCCAAGCAGGCCGGCTGACGCCGACATCACAGGGAAACAAGAGCCTGATTATGCTCTCCATATCGCCTGCGCAACCCTTCGGGCCGGGCCTGTTTGCCCTCCCGCCGTCGTCATCATTCAGTCGTGTATCGACATACACTCCTTCACTCTTCCTTGGCTGGCGCGCAAACAGATCCCGGCGCGGGCCATATGGAGAGCATAATCAGGCTCTAGCATGCTCAGTCTTCAGATTCACCTGACCCTGCCGCCGTGGATCGGCGATGTGGTCGACGAGCGGAAGCGCTACGTCACCGACGAGGAGCGCGTGGGTTTGGCGATCGAACTGTCACGACGCAACATCGAGCATGGACAGGGCGGCCCGTTCGGCGCCGCCGTGTTCAACGCCGACGGCCGCGTCGTGTCGGTGGGCGTCAATCGCGTCGTGCCACAGACCTGCTCGGTCGCGCACGCGGAAATGATGGCGTACATGACCGCGCAGCAGCGCCTCGCCGCGTTCCGCCTCAACCAGGACGGTGGCAGCTACACGCTGGCCACCAGCGCGCAGCCGTGTTGCCAGTGTTACGGCGCTACCGTGTGGGCCGGCGTGGATGAACTGCTGATCGGCGCGCGTTCCGAAGACGTGGAAGAACTCACCGAGTTCGACGAAGGTCCGCTGCCGGCGGACTGGGTGGGCGAGCTGGAGCGACGCGGCATCGCCGTGCGCCGGGACATCCTGCGTGACGAAGCGCGCAGCGTGCTCGCCGCCTACGGCCAGACCGGGCAGCACTATTGAGCCGCCTGCGCGCTGCCTTGCCGCTGATCCTGCTGGTCGTGGCCGGCATCGTGCTGTTCAGCTCGGGCGCGCTGGACCGCCTGCACCCTGAGCAGCTGGTGATGCACCAGGCACAGCTGCGCACGGACATCGCCAATGCGCCCTGGCTCAGCCGCATCACCTTCATCGGCCTGCTCACCCTCGCCATGTCGACCGGCATCCCCGGTACGGTCATCATCATCATGGCCGGCGGGTTCGCCTTCGGCGCGCTGGAAGGAAGCATCTACGGCTCGATCGGGCTCACGCTGGGCACGCTGATCCTGTTTCTGGCGAGTCGCTATGCCTTCGGCGCCGGCAGCAAGCATCCGCCGGCGATCGTCGACAAGCTGCACCATGGTTTCGAGCGTCATCCGGTGGCTTACACCATGTTCCTGCGCTTCATACCGGTGGCGCCGTTCGGGTTGATCACGGTGGGGCTCGCCTGGCTGCGTTGCCCGCTGTGGCTGTTCCTCGGCGCCAGTTGGCTGGGCGGCACCGTCTCCCTGATTTTCGAGACGTCCATCGGCGCCGGACTCGGCGAGGCCCTGGCGCAAAGTCAGGGCCATTTCGGCCTAGGCCTTCTGATGCAGCGCTCGATCTGGATGCCGCTCAGTGCGATCGGACTGCTCGCCTTACTGCCCTTGCTAGTGGAACGCTTCAGCCGCCGACGACGCCAGGCAGGGCTCGCTACCTCGGCAAATTCCCACGACCGGTAAGGCTATACCCCCTCGGCCAATGGGCTAGCTGCCCTACTTCGTGAATCGCGCTAGGCTGGCGGCGCCTGGCGCATGGACGCCGGAAGGGGTCGACGGCCGATGGGTGCAGGGGCGAACTCCCGAGCGGGACGGTGGTGGCGGCGCACGTCGCTGATGCAGCGATTGGCCCTGGTCGCGCTCGTGCCCACGCTGGTGACGGCCACGCTGCTGGTCGTCATCCTCACCCAGCACCAGCTCAACAGCCTGCGCGGCATGGCGCAGATCACCGCCGATGCCATCGCGACCCAGGCCGCCTCCGTTTCCACCACGGCGCTGCGCGACATGCAGCGTCGTGAACTGGTGCGTATCGCCGAATCGATCGGCGACCTGCCCCACGTCGCCCGCGTGCAGATCCGCGCGGCGGACGGCGAGATCCTCGCCGACAACCTCGGCCGCAGCGGCGGCGGCAACGCCGAGACACTGACGGTCGTGCGCGATGTCGTCGATACCGAACAACCCGGTCGCCCCGTGCTGGGCTCGGTGATGGTCGACGTCAGCCTGAGCGATGCCATCGCGGCGCAGCAGGCGAGCCTGCGCAATGCGCTCTTCGCCTTGGCGCTGAGCGTGCTGGTCGCCGCGGTCATCGGCTGGCAGGCCGCGCGCTGGATGAGCGCACCGCTGCGCCGCCTGGTGTCCGCCGTGCACCAGCTGGGACGCGGCGATCGCCACGTCGAGGTGGAGGTCACCGACCAGACCGAAATCGGCGAACTGCAGCGCGGCTTCAACAGCGCCGCGCTCGCGCTGTTCGATGTGCAGCGCAGCATGGAAAAGGAGATCGAGCACGCCACGGTGGAACTGGCGCGAAAGAACGCGGCGCTGGAGGCAGCCAGCGTGGCCAAGGCACGCTTCCTCGCCGCGGCGTCGCACGACCTTCGCCAGCCGCTCTATGCGCTGACCTTGTTCTCCTCTTCGCTGGCCGAGGACGAGCGCGACCCGATCCGGCTCGACCGCATCGCCCACATCCAGGAATGCGTCGAGGCGCTCGATCATCTCTTCAGCGAACTGCTCGATCTCTCGCGGCTGGAAACCGGAGCGATGCAGATCGAGATCACCGAATTCCCGCTCGACCAGGTGCTGGAGGAAGTGAGCCGCAACTTCCGCATGATCGCCGAG is part of the Dyella jiangningensis genome and harbors:
- a CDS encoding glutamine--tRNA ligase/YqeY domain fusion protein produces the protein MSTDKATVEPTTSPATPQAEGQRDFIRQIIREDLATGKHHDIRTRFPPEPNGYLHIGHAKAICLNFGIAREFTGWCNLRLDDTNPGKEDPEFVEGIKDDVRWLGYEWHDLRHASDYFEVFYDAAVKLIQDGVAYVDDLSPEDMRAYRGTLTEPGRPSPFRDRSVEENLDLFRRMRAGEFADGSKTLRAKIDMASGNMNMRDPAIYRIRKVAHQNTGDAWPIYPMYDYAHCLSDALEGITHSLCTLEFEDHRPLYDWFVDKVDLVNHPELWQHLREGGFRTEPAKPRQIEFSRLNLSYSITSKRKLAQLVNENLVDGWDDPRMNTLRGLRRRGFTPGGLRLLIERLGVSKQNSIIDYSILENCIREDLDATAPRRMAVLDPLKLVITNLPEGHEETLTFSNHPKDESFGTREVPFARELWIERDDFAEVPPKGFHRLKPEGEVRLRGVGIVKCDELVKDADGNVVELRCTLDLESRQGMPGADRKVKGTIHWVSAKHGVSTEVRVYDRLFNVADPDDESDGKTWIEHINPDAKRVVRAWLEPAAASAEPEQRFQFERLGYFVADRVDHKPGAPVFNRAVTLRDTWAKQAG
- a CDS encoding nucleoside deaminase, which encodes MLSLQIHLTLPPWIGDVVDERKRYVTDEERVGLAIELSRRNIEHGQGGPFGAAVFNADGRVVSVGVNRVVPQTCSVAHAEMMAYMTAQQRLAAFRLNQDGGSYTLATSAQPCCQCYGATVWAGVDELLIGARSEDVEELTEFDEGPLPADWVGELERRGIAVRRDILRDEARSVLAAYGQTGQHY
- a CDS encoding TVP38/TMEM64 family protein — protein: MSRLRAALPLILLVVAGIVLFSSGALDRLHPEQLVMHQAQLRTDIANAPWLSRITFIGLLTLAMSTGIPGTVIIIMAGGFAFGALEGSIYGSIGLTLGTLILFLASRYAFGAGSKHPPAIVDKLHHGFERHPVAYTMFLRFIPVAPFGLITVGLAWLRCPLWLFLGASWLGGTVSLIFETSIGAGLGEALAQSQGHFGLGLLMQRSIWMPLSAIGLLALLPLLVERFSRRRRQAGLATSANSHDR
- a CDS encoding ATP-binding response regulator, with amino-acid sequence MQRLALVALVPTLVTATLLVVILTQHQLNSLRGMAQITADAIATQAASVSTTALRDMQRRELVRIAESIGDLPHVARVQIRAADGEILADNLGRSGGGNAETLTVVRDVVDTEQPGRPVLGSVMVDVSLSDAIAAQQASLRNALFALALSVLVAAVIGWQAARWMSAPLRRLVSAVHQLGRGDRHVEVEVTDQTEIGELQRGFNSAALALFDVQRSMEKEIEHATVELARKNAALEAASVAKARFLAAASHDLRQPLYALTLFSSSLAEDERDPIRLDRIAHIQECVEALDHLFSELLDLSRLETGAMQIEITEFPLDQVLEEVSRNFRMIAEQHGLRLIMRTTDVWVRSDRTMLARILNNLVSNALRYTHEGGVLVVARRRSDGTVRLDVWDTGTGIAPEHQARVFDEFYRVECHGNHEHDTGPRRGLGLGLATVQRLAELLDTQVQLKSTPGRGSVFSFHLPQVPPQQVPHGTDEETPLDVSGMRVLVIDDEPAILSGIRYLLRSWGCEVAVAEDRTQAMLAAEEWPTPPDIVISDLRLRDGESGLDVLAALDQHYQRDGNAPFPRLLITGETRSDRLREIMAARIPVLYKPVSPEQLREAMVAAWSTNRATVA